Below is a window of Candidatus Delongbacteria bacterium DNA.
TGTTAGAACATCACCTGATCATGGTACTGCGTATGATATAGCTGGTAAAAATTGTGCTGATTATAACTCGATGAAAAATGCTTTCAATATGGGGATAAAAGTTTTGAGGAATAGAAATAGTCGGTAATCTAAAATTTTCATAAACAAAGAAAGTTTGTGCTTCTCAATATTTTCAAGCAAATAGTTTTGTCTATTTTATTTGAATATTTTTAATTTTAAATGTCTCATTTTTTGATTTTACTACAATTTATGTTTATACTACTAAAGTAAGCACATGATATATAGTAACAATAAACCTACAGGAGGTTCTTGTGTCTGAAGAATTTAAACCTGGTTGTGCAAGACCTGTCAGTGGACCAGAAAAAGATGTATTAAGTTCGGATGGACTTGATCATGAAATTGGAAATTTCAAAAAGGAGGAAGTCAGTATGATTAAAGTTGGTCAGAAAGCTCCGGATTTTACAGCTCCGGCGTACCATAATGGTAAATTTGTAAATGTGAAATTATCAGAGTTTTTGGGGAAATGGGTTGTTTTATGTTTCTATCCTGGTGATTTTACTTTTGTTTGAGCGACTGAAATTTCGGCAGTTGCCGCTAAATACAATGAATTTAAGAATCTTGGCGTTGAACTTTTATCAATGAGTGTTGATAGTGTTTTTGTTCACAAAATGTGGAATGAAAATGAAATTTCCAAAATGGTTGAGGGCGGAGTTCCATATCCTATGATGTCCGATGGAGGAGGCAAAGTTGGAACTGTTTACGGTGTTTACGATGAGAATGCTGGAGTTGAAACAAGGGGTCGTTTTATTATTGATCCAGATGGTATTGTA
It encodes the following:
- a CDS encoding redoxin domain-containing protein; its protein translation is MSEEFKPGCARPVSGPEKDVLSSDGLDHEIGNFKKEEVSMIKVGQKAPDFTAPAYHNGKFVNVKLSEFLGKWVVLCFYPGDFTFV
- a CDS encoding redoxin domain-containing protein, which translates into the protein MSAVAAKYNEFKNLGVELLSMSVDSVFVHKMWNENEISKMVEGGVPYPMMSDGGGKVGTVYGVYDENAGVETRGRFIIDPDGIVQGYEVLTPPVGRNVSETIRQVQAFQLVRNSKGTEATPSGWKPGKMTLKPGPDLVGNVWKVWKVTDED